The Pseudomonas fluorescens genome includes a window with the following:
- a CDS encoding amino acid ABC transporter permease: MTSFPPPQPPPTVAESRLQKIFGFRTRLYLTWAAMLVLFASFFLSFDLKFSIILDKLPNLLGVHLAPNGFLQGAVLTLFLCLCSIVASSLLGFITALARLSSSAVAFGIASFYASFFRGTPLLIQILLIYLGLPQLGVVPGAIAAGIIALSLNYGAYLSEIFRAGILGVPHGQREASLALGLSETVIFWRVTLPQAMRTIIPPTTNQFISMLKDSSLISVMGVWEVMFLAQSYGRSSYRYIEMLTTAAIIYWLMSIALELIQARMERHYGKAYLKRS; the protein is encoded by the coding sequence ATGACTTCTTTTCCACCCCCTCAGCCACCGCCAACGGTGGCTGAGTCTCGCCTGCAAAAAATCTTCGGTTTTCGCACCCGGCTGTACCTGACCTGGGCGGCCATGCTGGTGCTGTTCGCGAGTTTCTTCCTGAGCTTCGACCTGAAGTTCTCCATCATCCTCGACAAACTGCCGAACCTGCTAGGTGTGCACCTGGCGCCCAATGGCTTTTTGCAGGGCGCGGTGCTGACGTTGTTCCTGTGCCTGTGCTCGATCGTCGCCTCGTCATTGCTGGGTTTCATCACCGCTCTGGCGCGGCTGTCCAGCAGCGCGGTGGCGTTCGGCATTGCCAGTTTCTACGCGTCATTCTTTCGCGGCACGCCGCTGCTGATCCAGATCCTGCTGATCTACCTGGGCCTGCCCCAACTGGGCGTGGTCCCGGGCGCCATCGCCGCCGGGATCATCGCGCTGTCGCTGAACTATGGCGCCTACCTGAGCGAGATCTTCCGCGCCGGCATCCTCGGCGTCCCCCACGGCCAACGCGAAGCCTCCCTCGCCCTGGGCCTGAGCGAAACCGTGATCTTCTGGCGCGTCACCCTGCCCCAGGCCATGCGCACCATCATCCCGCCGACCACCAACCAGTTCATCTCCATGCTCAAGGACTCCTCCCTGATCTCGGTGATGGGCGTCTGGGAAGTGATGTTCCTGGCGCAGTCCTATGGTCGTTCCAGCTATCGCTATATCGAGATGCTGACGACGGCGGCGATTATCTATTGGTTGATGTCCATTGCGTTGGAACTGATCCAGGCGCGGATGGAGCGGCATTATGGGAAGGCGTATCTCAAGCGCAGCTGA
- a CDS encoding GNAT family N-acetyltransferase, producing the protein MSTSLADWKGVPAPSTQLIEGRFIRLEKLDPARHADGLWQALEGPGADPKLWDYLPYGPFKDRGAFDAWLDNHAANTDPYFFSVIDRASGDVQGILSLMSIVPAQGRIEIGHVTFGAPMQRSPKSTEAVYLLAKESFALGYRRLEWKCNNGNARSKYAAERLGFTFEGVFRQHMVVKGQNRDTAWYSMLDSEWPAIGAGFERWLSEENQREGGQVLGLVECRSSVVGD; encoded by the coding sequence ATGTCGACTTCACTCGCCGATTGGAAAGGTGTCCCGGCGCCGTCTACGCAACTGATCGAAGGGCGTTTCATCCGCCTGGAAAAACTCGACCCGGCCCGCCATGCCGACGGCCTGTGGCAAGCCCTTGAAGGTCCCGGGGCCGACCCGAAGCTCTGGGATTACTTGCCTTACGGCCCGTTCAAGGACCGCGGCGCTTTCGATGCCTGGCTGGACAATCATGCGGCTAATACCGACCCGTACTTCTTCAGCGTGATCGACCGCGCCAGTGGCGACGTGCAGGGCATTCTCAGCCTGATGTCCATCGTCCCGGCCCAGGGTCGCATCGAGATCGGCCACGTGACCTTCGGCGCGCCGATGCAGCGTTCGCCGAAGAGCACCGAGGCGGTGTACTTGTTGGCCAAGGAATCTTTCGCCCTGGGTTATCGCCGCCTGGAATGGAAGTGCAACAACGGCAACGCCCGCTCCAAATACGCCGCCGAACGGCTGGGGTTCACCTTTGAAGGCGTGTTCCGCCAGCACATGGTGGTCAAGGGGCAGAACCGCGACACCGCGTGGTACTCGATGCTCGACTCGGAATGGCCGGCGATTGGGGCAGGATTCGAGCGGTGGCTGAGTGAGGAGAACCAGCGCGAGGGTGGGCAGGTGCTGGGGTTGGTGGAGTGTCGGTCGTCGGTTGTGGGTGACTGA
- a CDS encoding homocysteine S-methyltransferase family protein — protein sequence MGAATTVILDGGMGRELQRRGAPFRQPEWSALALSEAPQAVEAVHAAYIASGASVITSNSYAVVPFHIGEARFAAEGQALAALAGELARRAVQASGKAVRVAGSLPPLFGSYRPDLFDASRASELLAPLVTGLAPHVDLWLAETQSSTVEARAIHAGLPQDGKPFWLSFTLKDEDTDEVPRLRSGEPVADAAAVAAELGVETLLFNCSQPEVIGAAVDAARETFKRLGVKIHIGAYANAFPPQPKEATANDGLDPLREDLDPPGYLQWAADWQKRGASHLGGCCGIGPEHIAVLAQQLP from the coding sequence ATGGGCGCAGCAACGACAGTCATTCTCGATGGCGGCATGGGCCGCGAACTGCAACGCCGTGGCGCGCCGTTCCGGCAACCCGAGTGGTCGGCCCTGGCCTTGAGCGAAGCGCCCCAGGCGGTAGAGGCGGTGCACGCGGCTTACATCGCCAGCGGCGCCAGCGTGATCACCAGCAACAGTTATGCCGTGGTGCCGTTCCATATTGGCGAGGCGCGTTTCGCCGCGGAAGGCCAGGCGCTGGCCGCCCTGGCTGGAGAGCTGGCGCGGCGGGCGGTGCAGGCTTCGGGCAAGGCGGTACGGGTGGCCGGGTCGCTGCCGCCGTTGTTCGGTTCCTATCGCCCAGACCTGTTCGACGCTTCCCGCGCCAGTGAACTGTTGGCTCCCCTGGTGACCGGCCTGGCGCCCCATGTTGACTTGTGGTTGGCCGAGACTCAAAGCTCTACCGTCGAAGCGCGGGCGATTCACGCCGGGCTGCCGCAGGACGGCAAGCCGTTCTGGCTCTCGTTCACGCTGAAAGATGAAGACACCGACGAAGTGCCGCGCCTGCGCTCCGGCGAACCGGTGGCGGACGCGGCGGCGGTCGCGGCCGAGCTGGGCGTCGAGACGCTGCTGTTCAACTGCAGCCAGCCGGAAGTGATCGGCGCGGCTGTTGATGCGGCGCGAGAAACCTTCAAGCGGCTGGGGGTGAAGATCCACATCGGTGCCTACGCCAACGCCTTTCCGCCGCAACCGAAGGAAGCCACGGCCAACGACGGACTGGATCCGCTGCGCGAAGACCTCGATCCACCGGGGTATCTGCAGTGGGCGGCTGACTGGCAGAAGCGCGGGGCGAGCCATTTGGGCGGCTGCTGCGGGATCGGGCCAGAGCATATTGCGGTGTTGGCGCAACAGCTACCCTGA
- a CDS encoding GNAT family N-acetyltransferase has product MSQIEIRLVSADDHAAWLPLWQAYLRFYNTELPDAVSQSTWQRLLDDREPTHGALAWNGDTAVGLVHFIYHRSNWSIENSCYLQDLLVTQQSRGTGIGRQLIEFVYRTAKADGCCKVHWLTHETNATAIQLYERIAERPGFIQFRKAL; this is encoded by the coding sequence ATGAGCCAGATTGAAATCCGCCTCGTCAGCGCAGACGATCACGCCGCGTGGCTGCCGTTGTGGCAGGCCTACTTGCGTTTCTACAACACCGAATTGCCGGACGCGGTCAGCCAAAGCACCTGGCAGCGTTTACTCGACGACCGCGAGCCAACCCACGGCGCCCTGGCCTGGAATGGCGACACGGCGGTGGGCCTGGTGCATTTCATCTACCATCGCTCGAACTGGAGCATCGAAAACTCCTGCTACCTGCAAGATTTGCTGGTGACGCAACAGAGCCGCGGCACCGGTATTGGCCGCCAGCTCATCGAGTTCGTCTACCGCACGGCCAAGGCCGATGGTTGCTGCAAGGTGCACTGGTTGACCCACGAAACCAACGCCACCGCGATCCAGCTCTACGAGCGCATCGCCGAACGTCCTGGCTTCATTCAATTTCGCAAAGCCCTGTAA
- a CDS encoding OTU domain-containing protein, protein MPVFSEHEPSAPSPLPAARLKPISLLANGVRFQPHVFADQWLGQWGLTGDAQVNVTYQEVETIDSAAVTQSTSVPLRDAVTQGFLIAHQSRGSSSGHSPREGWIYPHISHMSLDFTALRVNGKALAPDVLQQLRAGIAPGYQGIGQPVMTEVDAQGNLLGAREKEQARQLALLDTNQVKLARLFAALPTFDSVLKSLLASRIKAKIPQKKFRGSLLQDIDPDHWYVNHFTVDATGSRSLTSSQRFSDVMLDCLVTDTPPTYAVGSVGFFSRPDSVEEADSVFASPLDTKTAATLEAVFYIAQPTGNEELKQQWRDDLTRFRNSSGADVLDTPTPASTTHAALAHLLSRRFLHFFDLYRIDRDPGTQSSPDARTRQAEEDRLLDLITTHPSMADRNRLLRAPIPHVYAVMLDMGTAAPKKWPAAMVIKRTDQPYLFLYSLEGGIKRFSSVQDLINKVSPIYEGQKRAIRDIASELSGSVFEVAADDLLQIQSTALERYLNAPGNETVALTAFALNVEDALDLPMLSLAGPLAVRQEILVENSRGDFYKTATRTEKSTYRSLETQVLEAAYQLGSSDIQTLLQFTRQKVKEYLQKTVHPGIDPDPDQSLVTFFYGQRANPRQSRSTSLTQLLLDNLRPAQYPNGMREVLSVYLVDEDGQRIRNPANGYFITLTGRELARMVTSIDAGGSYQAMLKEEMNKPDYKKTWQTAYLANLKFKGYEASLKGDEVFKASLIDKAFNPPKPAKKLALWLDAVLRSPSAARRAPVMGRAVHVYGLLLGGSMAAGGQQARQSNATSIDGALIFSDQAGPDIKGTVGVYFPDAPEGEDFHEFADLSDGIAQLLPREDWQEYFRARISTSNPVEIKRTLGQQGGRPLIRGALITGDLFEALHRAHVYFHSAHADHRSNSNRDVRHQTYGRFGQMVIEIVLELAGLFLAPGIQMLKSAIKTGLLIFRTGAIPLNLRTLALVHTIANHGGWRLSAGVAVPTRSQSFFRAVTARQSPEEALTGLPLDSAIYGRYAVADTSVIQGLAADARGFYRATVSDVATGRVTARPVYVRQPDGTVFRVHDATKLNATDAILVDPITGLSLRSSGVMRSTVARTSDGEWRAVGFGRGGGKRPGDLNPQPGPSKPKKAAISSTALSSLVRTPGRWNNQLMDLVPSIMTRLRSWPQNRSLLILNEQTPEHVWSVRFTPGQDETIYPASNHPDRTDTDVVLSRPTQDHYSLVLGEEVVEIPADGDCFFNAVTRGLNEGQAQETFSMQGLRNEVADYIDQHPQIEQYVAPPPTGTQEALFENASSLDNLLGSAAVLDLTRIVYGAPNPHRLFQPTLRYLELHANSSVRTAITANPASRLPTEILQQVGRLLSQRPPAKLVASVYAPYSGEERQTMQQLFEDLLVGPVEPELIQKLLDDQFLLITPDVAHILLEYGVTARQLVNHHPNNSSAYILYDEALHGHLDEDQIEALLDGAYLVNSDDLDDAKSLLVADAGKYVDDTSELFDHFIYTDRADRTVNLFKTALGRFPVLLRRANFLFRSPIIAHNLGGLLRVGEVARWLRNPALSDRRFQLLAEYASTRYSELQRTESIDVDWMQLFDDRNLHNIVMHQEELADFLEFLGGAWGNIMDNDIPAVAKLFSFAGQPPSNARVALLFETPNLWSSLQKLRKDYASQIWADLIGPHFSDATIRKTLAEPRALNSELHLALALRGSLAPEEFRANQIIQRLLSIGQRRAQQYLYNFDFPTDRLGHSRLDFAVYVESHLAIPDWAWQYARRGVTPESLKKIGEVKPKPE, encoded by the coding sequence ATGCCTGTCTTCTCCGAACATGAACCTAGCGCGCCGTCGCCTCTTCCTGCCGCGCGCTTGAAACCCATCAGCCTGTTAGCCAACGGGGTTCGCTTTCAACCGCATGTATTCGCCGATCAATGGCTAGGTCAATGGGGCCTGACTGGCGATGCGCAGGTCAACGTCACGTATCAAGAAGTCGAGACTATCGACTCGGCCGCCGTCACCCAGAGCACCTCGGTGCCTTTGCGTGACGCCGTGACCCAAGGCTTTCTGATCGCCCATCAAAGCCGCGGATCTTCCTCTGGTCACTCCCCGCGCGAGGGCTGGATTTATCCCCACATCAGTCACATGTCCCTGGACTTCACGGCGCTGCGGGTCAACGGCAAGGCCCTTGCGCCAGACGTCCTGCAGCAATTGCGCGCCGGCATTGCACCCGGCTACCAGGGCATCGGCCAGCCCGTCATGACTGAGGTGGATGCCCAGGGCAATCTGCTCGGTGCCCGTGAAAAGGAACAGGCCAGGCAATTGGCGTTGCTGGACACCAATCAGGTGAAACTGGCGCGCTTGTTTGCCGCTCTTCCAACGTTCGACTCGGTGCTCAAGAGCCTGCTGGCCAGCCGGATCAAGGCGAAGATCCCGCAGAAAAAATTCCGTGGATCGCTGCTTCAAGACATCGACCCGGATCACTGGTACGTGAATCACTTTACCGTTGACGCGACGGGCAGCCGTTCATTGACCTCGTCGCAGCGTTTTTCCGACGTGATGCTGGACTGCCTGGTGACGGATACACCGCCCACTTACGCGGTCGGCAGCGTCGGGTTCTTCAGTCGCCCAGACTCGGTGGAGGAGGCCGACAGCGTCTTTGCCAGCCCGCTGGACACGAAAACGGCAGCGACCCTGGAGGCCGTGTTCTATATCGCCCAGCCCACCGGCAATGAAGAATTGAAACAGCAATGGCGCGACGATCTCACGCGCTTTCGTAACAGCAGCGGCGCAGACGTTCTCGATACGCCAACCCCGGCGTCCACCACGCACGCGGCACTCGCTCATCTGCTGTCCCGACGTTTTTTGCATTTCTTCGACCTGTACAGGATCGATCGCGATCCAGGCACCCAATCGAGCCCGGACGCACGAACCCGGCAGGCAGAGGAAGATCGCCTGTTGGACCTCATCACCACCCATCCTTCCATGGCCGACAGAAACCGCTTGCTGCGGGCCCCCATTCCCCATGTCTACGCCGTCATGCTCGATATGGGCACCGCAGCGCCGAAAAAATGGCCGGCGGCGATGGTGATCAAACGGACCGATCAACCCTATCTGTTCCTGTACTCCCTGGAAGGCGGAATAAAGCGATTCAGTTCTGTCCAAGACCTGATCAATAAAGTGAGCCCCATCTACGAAGGGCAGAAACGTGCGATCCGGGATATTGCCTCTGAATTGTCCGGGTCTGTGTTTGAAGTGGCGGCAGATGACCTGTTGCAGATTCAAAGTACTGCCCTGGAAAGGTATTTGAATGCTCCGGGAAACGAGACGGTCGCTTTGACGGCTTTTGCCCTGAACGTTGAGGATGCGCTGGACTTGCCCATGTTGTCGCTGGCCGGGCCGCTGGCGGTCCGTCAGGAAATCCTGGTTGAAAACAGCCGTGGCGATTTCTACAAGACCGCCACGCGTACGGAGAAATCGACCTATCGCAGCCTGGAAACCCAGGTCTTGGAGGCGGCCTATCAGTTGGGCAGTAGCGATATCCAGACCTTGTTGCAGTTCACCCGCCAGAAGGTCAAGGAGTACCTGCAAAAAACCGTGCACCCCGGCATCGATCCCGACCCTGACCAGAGCCTGGTCACGTTTTTCTATGGCCAACGCGCCAATCCAAGGCAGTCGCGCAGCACCAGCCTGACCCAACTGTTGCTCGACAACCTGCGCCCGGCTCAATACCCGAACGGCATGCGCGAAGTGTTGAGCGTTTACCTGGTCGATGAGGACGGCCAACGCATCCGGAATCCGGCCAACGGCTATTTCATCACGTTGACCGGGCGCGAACTCGCGCGGATGGTGACGAGCATCGATGCCGGTGGCAGTTATCAAGCCATGCTCAAGGAGGAGATGAATAAACCGGACTATAAAAAGACTTGGCAGACCGCGTACCTCGCCAATTTGAAATTCAAAGGCTACGAGGCCTCGCTCAAGGGCGACGAGGTGTTCAAGGCCAGCCTGATCGATAAGGCTTTCAATCCTCCAAAACCGGCAAAGAAGCTCGCCCTCTGGCTCGACGCCGTCCTGCGCTCGCCATCAGCCGCGCGTCGCGCACCGGTCATGGGGCGCGCGGTGCACGTCTACGGTCTTTTGCTGGGTGGCAGCATGGCGGCGGGCGGGCAGCAGGCCAGGCAGAGCAATGCGACCAGCATCGATGGCGCGCTGATCTTTTCCGATCAGGCGGGGCCGGATATCAAGGGCACCGTTGGCGTTTATTTCCCGGATGCGCCCGAGGGGGAAGACTTCCATGAGTTTGCCGATCTGAGCGATGGCATTGCGCAGCTGTTGCCCCGTGAGGACTGGCAAGAATATTTCCGGGCGCGCATTTCCACCAGCAACCCGGTAGAGATCAAGCGGACACTGGGGCAGCAGGGTGGTCGTCCATTGATTCGCGGCGCGTTGATCACCGGCGACCTGTTCGAGGCGCTGCATCGAGCGCACGTGTACTTTCACAGCGCCCATGCCGATCACCGCTCCAATAGCAACCGGGATGTTCGCCATCAAACCTATGGCCGGTTCGGACAGATGGTGATCGAGATTGTCCTGGAGCTGGCCGGACTGTTCCTGGCGCCCGGTATCCAGATGCTCAAGAGCGCCATCAAGACCGGTTTGCTGATATTCAGGACCGGGGCCATTCCGCTGAACTTGAGAACCCTGGCGCTGGTGCACACCATAGCGAACCACGGTGGATGGCGCCTGTCCGCAGGCGTGGCGGTACCCACGCGAAGCCAGTCGTTTTTCCGCGCGGTGACGGCACGCCAGAGTCCGGAGGAGGCGCTGACCGGATTGCCGTTGGATAGCGCGATCTACGGCCGTTATGCCGTGGCGGATACCTCGGTGATACAAGGTCTGGCAGCGGACGCCCGGGGCTTCTATCGTGCGACGGTCAGTGACGTGGCGACAGGGCGCGTGACTGCCCGCCCCGTGTACGTACGCCAACCCGATGGCACGGTGTTCCGCGTGCACGACGCGACGAAACTGAACGCGACCGATGCCATTCTGGTCGACCCGATAACGGGATTGAGCCTGCGCTCCAGTGGGGTGATGAGAAGTACCGTGGCGCGGACGTCCGATGGCGAATGGCGTGCCGTAGGATTTGGCCGGGGCGGTGGAAAACGGCCGGGGGATTTGAACCCCCAGCCAGGCCCTTCGAAACCCAAGAAAGCGGCCATCTCGTCTACCGCGCTTTCCTCGTTGGTGCGCACGCCAGGCCGTTGGAACAACCAGCTCATGGACCTGGTTCCGTCAATCATGACGCGTCTGCGAAGTTGGCCACAAAACCGCAGCTTGCTGATTCTCAACGAACAGACACCTGAGCATGTCTGGTCGGTGCGCTTTACCCCCGGGCAAGACGAAACCATCTATCCGGCGAGCAACCATCCGGACAGGACCGACACCGATGTGGTCCTGAGCCGCCCGACCCAGGACCATTACAGCCTGGTGTTGGGGGAGGAGGTCGTGGAGATCCCTGCCGACGGCGATTGTTTCTTCAATGCCGTCACCCGCGGGCTGAATGAAGGACAGGCCCAGGAAACGTTCTCGATGCAAGGCTTGCGAAATGAAGTGGCCGACTACATCGACCAGCATCCACAGATCGAACAATACGTGGCACCGCCACCCACTGGGACACAAGAGGCGCTCTTCGAGAATGCGTCTTCGCTGGACAACCTGTTGGGTTCGGCGGCGGTGCTCGATCTCACCCGGATCGTCTATGGCGCGCCCAACCCGCATCGCCTGTTCCAACCCACCTTGCGCTACCTGGAGTTGCATGCGAACAGTTCGGTGCGTACGGCGATCACGGCCAATCCGGCCTCCAGATTGCCAACCGAAATCCTCCAACAAGTCGGACGCCTATTGTCGCAGCGGCCGCCGGCGAAATTGGTGGCCAGCGTTTATGCGCCGTATTCCGGGGAAGAGCGACAAACCATGCAGCAACTGTTCGAGGATCTCTTGGTGGGGCCCGTTGAGCCTGAACTGATCCAGAAGCTGCTTGATGACCAGTTCCTGCTGATCACCCCTGACGTGGCCCATATCCTGCTGGAGTACGGCGTGACCGCAAGGCAACTGGTCAATCACCATCCCAATAACAGTTCGGCTTATATCCTGTATGACGAAGCGCTGCACGGGCATCTGGACGAAGACCAGATTGAAGCCCTGCTCGATGGGGCCTACCTGGTCAATAGCGACGATCTGGATGATGCCAAGAGTCTGTTGGTGGCCGATGCCGGCAAGTACGTCGATGATACTTCGGAGCTGTTCGATCATTTCATTTACACGGACAGGGCCGATAGGACTGTCAATTTGTTCAAGACCGCTCTCGGGCGTTTTCCCGTCTTGCTGAGACGGGCGAATTTTCTGTTCAGGTCGCCGATCATCGCGCATAACCTGGGCGGTTTGTTGCGGGTCGGCGAAGTGGCCCGGTGGCTACGTAACCCGGCCTTGTCCGATAGGCGTTTCCAGCTTCTTGCGGAGTATGCGAGCACCCGCTACAGCGAATTGCAGCGCACCGAAAGCATCGATGTCGACTGGATGCAGTTGTTTGACGACCGGAACCTGCACAACATTGTCATGCATCAAGAGGAGCTGGCGGATTTCCTGGAATTTCTGGGAGGCGCGTGGGGGAACATCATGGACAATGACATCCCCGCGGTCGCAAAACTGTTCAGCTTTGCGGGGCAGCCGCCGTCCAACGCCAGGGTTGCCCTGTTATTCGAGACCCCGAATCTGTGGAGCTCTCTGCAGAAACTCCGAAAGGATTACGCCAGCCAGATCTGGGCCGACCTGATCGGGCCGCACTTCAGCGACGCCACCATCCGAAAGACACTGGCCGAACCCCGGGCGCTGAATTCCGAGTTGCATCTTGCCCTGGCCTTGAGAGGCAGCCTTGCACCGGAAGAATTCCGCGCAAACCAGATTATCCAGCGGCTGCTGTCCATCGGCCAACGGCGGGCCCAGCAGTATCTGTACAACTTCGATTTCCCGACCGATCGCCTGGGCCATAGCCGCCTGGATTTTGCCGTGTATGTGGAAAGTCACCTGGCCATTCCGGACTGGGCCTGGCAGTACGCAAGGCGGGGCGTAACCCCGGAATCACTCAAGAAGATTGGTGAGGTGAAGCCTAAACCGGAGTGA
- a CDS encoding ABC transporter substrate-binding protein, giving the protein MKLQPLLALGLTLLAASSQAFAGATLDRIEQKKELVGVLMESYPPFSFLNDQNQLDGFDVDVAKAVAQKLGVKLRLETPSWDVIAAGHWSGRYDICICSMTPSKARAEVFDFPVQYYASPAVIVVNAKDDRIHGAKDLSGKKVGLTSASSYESYLNKNLVIEGAEDTQLSYPFEDVQVAPYDTDNVAFQDLGLGAGVRLDAVLTNLVTAQPRLTEDKRFKLAGEPLYSEPNSVAIEKGDAQWDNKVREVFAQLKQDGTLSKLSQKWIGADITQ; this is encoded by the coding sequence GTGAAATTACAACCATTGCTGGCCCTGGGCCTGACTCTGCTGGCCGCCTCGTCGCAGGCGTTCGCCGGCGCCACGCTCGATCGCATCGAACAGAAAAAAGAACTGGTCGGCGTGTTGATGGAAAGCTATCCGCCCTTCTCGTTCCTCAACGATCAGAACCAGCTCGACGGTTTCGACGTCGACGTGGCCAAGGCCGTGGCGCAGAAACTGGGCGTGAAGCTGCGCCTGGAAACCCCTTCCTGGGACGTAATCGCGGCCGGGCACTGGAGCGGGCGCTATGACATCTGCATCTGCTCCATGACCCCGAGCAAGGCCCGCGCCGAAGTCTTCGATTTCCCGGTGCAGTACTACGCCTCCCCAGCCGTCATCGTGGTCAACGCCAAGGATGACCGTATCCACGGCGCCAAGGACTTGAGCGGCAAGAAAGTCGGCCTCACCAGCGCCTCCAGCTATGAAAGTTACCTGAACAAGAACCTGGTGATCGAAGGCGCCGAGGATACCCAACTGAGCTATCCCTTCGAGGACGTGCAGGTCGCCCCGTACGATACCGATAACGTGGCGTTCCAAGACCTCGGCCTGGGCGCCGGGGTGCGCCTGGACGCGGTGTTGACCAACCTGGTGACCGCACAGCCGCGCCTGACCGAAGACAAGCGCTTCAAGCTGGCCGGCGAACCGCTCTATTCCGAACCGAACTCGGTGGCCATCGAAAAAGGCGATGCCCAGTGGGACAACAAGGTGCGTGAAGTCTTCGCCCAGTTGAAACAAGACGGCACCTTGAGCAAACTCTCGCAAAAATGGATCGGCGCCGACATCACCCAATGA
- a CDS encoding FMN-binding negative transcriptional regulator, giving the protein MYNPKASAVEDLPQLHGMMNDCRLAVLITHGEHGLQASHLPLLLDTQQGPNGSLYGHLARANPQWRDLQAGAEALVIFAGADAYVSPGFYPSKAEHGKVVPTWNYVAVHAYGTAEVFSDPHRLRDLVGALTDRHESGRAQPWTIDDAPAEYIDSMLKAIVGFALPIQRLEGKRKLSQNRSPADVAGVRNGLAASPDPQDQTLARLIPDPSSKE; this is encoded by the coding sequence ATGTACAACCCAAAAGCCTCTGCCGTCGAAGACCTGCCCCAACTGCATGGCATGATGAATGATTGCCGTCTGGCCGTATTGATCACGCACGGTGAACACGGCTTGCAGGCCAGCCACTTGCCGCTGTTGCTGGACACCCAGCAAGGCCCCAATGGCAGCCTTTACGGACACTTGGCCCGGGCCAATCCACAATGGCGCGACCTGCAAGCCGGCGCCGAAGCCTTGGTGATCTTCGCCGGGGCCGATGCCTACGTGAGCCCGGGTTTCTACCCCAGCAAGGCCGAACACGGCAAAGTCGTGCCGACCTGGAACTACGTGGCGGTACACGCCTACGGCACGGCCGAGGTGTTCAGCGACCCTCATCGTCTGCGCGACCTGGTCGGCGCCCTCACCGATCGCCACGAAAGCGGTCGCGCCCAGCCGTGGACAATCGACGATGCACCGGCCGAGTACATCGACAGCATGCTCAAGGCCATCGTCGGCTTCGCCCTGCCGATCCAGCGCCTGGAGGGCAAACGCAAACTCAGCCAGAACCGCAGCCCGGCGGATGTCGCTGGCGTGCGCAACGGCCTCGCCGCCAGCCCCGACCCGCAGGACCAGACGCTCGCGCGGCTGATACCTGATCCATCGTCCAAGGAGTGA